The DNA sequence CTTGTCCTGCAGCTCCTGCACGGTCAGGTCCTTCAATTCAGTGCCTTTCTTCTTCATCGCTCCTGTGGCTTATTGGCCGTCGTGGTCCTCGCGGGCCACGAACTTGGTGGGGATGGGCAGTTTCTGGGCGGCCAGGCGCAGGGCCTCCTTGGCGGTGGCCATGGGCACACCGTCCACTTCGAAGATGATCCGGCCGGCATGGCACACGGCCACCCAGTGGTCCAGGGAGCCTTTGCCTTTGCCCATGCGCACCTCGGCGGGTTTGCTGGTCACGGGCTTGTCCGGGAACACCTTGATCCAGACCTGGCCTTCACGCTTCATGTGGCGGGTAAGGGCCACACGGGCGGCCTCGATCTGGCGGCTGGTGAGCCATACGCTCTCCAAGGCCTTCAGGCCGAAGGTGCCCAGGGTGACACGATGGCCGCGCTGGGCCATGCCCTTCATGCGGCCCTTGTGCATATTGCGGCGTCTGCTGCGCTTGGGTTGCAACATGGCGATCAGAGTTTGTTGCGGTCGGCCCCGCGGTTCATTCCACCTCCACGACGCTCGCCACGATCACCGCCTCCGCGGCGTTCACGGCGCTCACCTCCACCACGCGGGCCCATGGGACGTGCGCCCGGTGCGCCCTTGGCCTGGCCCTGGTTGGGGCTGAGGTCCTTCTTGCCATACACCTCGCCACGGCAGATCCAGCACTTCACGCCGATGCGCCCCATTTTGGTGTGGGCCTCGGCAATGGCGAAGTCGATGTCCGCACGCAGGGTGTGCAGGGGCACGCGGCCCTCGCGGTAGCTCTCCGTACGGGCGATCTCGGCACCGTTGAGGCGGCCGCTCACCGTGAGCTTGATGCCCTCGGCGCCCATGCGCATGGTGCTGGCCACGGACATCTTCATGGCGCGGCGGAAGCTGATGCGCCCCTCCAACTGGCGGGCGATGCTGTCGGCCACCAGGCGGGCGTCCAATTCGGGGCGCTTGATCTCGAAGATGTTGATCTGGACATCCTTGCCGGTGAGCTTCTTGAGCTCCTCGCGCAGCTTGTCCACCTCGGCGCCGCCCTTGCCGATGATGACGCCGGGGCGGGCGGTGTTGATGGTGACGGTGACGAGCTTGAGGGTGCGCTCGATGACGATCTTGGCCACGGACGCCTTCTTCAGGCGGGCCATGAGATACTGCCGGATGCGCTCGTCCTCCACGAGCTTCTCACCGTAGTTCTTTCCGCCATACCAGTTGCTGTCCCAGCCCTTGATGAAGCCGAGGCGGATGCCGGTAGGATGTGCTTTCTGTCCCATGTTGTCTTGTTCTCGGCGAGTGGTCAGTTCACGGTATCGACGATGAGGCTAACGTGGTTGCTGCGCTTGCGCATGCGGTAGGCTCGGCCCTGTGGTGCGGGCAGCATGCGCTTCAGGCTGCGGGCCTCGTCCACGCGTACGCTCTTCACCACCAGGCCGGCCTCGTCGGCCTTGCGGCCATCGTTCTTGGCCTGCCAGTTGGCGATGGCGCTCATCAGCAGTTTCTCCAGGTCGCGGCTGCTGTGGCGTGTGCTGAAGCGCAGGATGCCCAGCGCCTGGCCCACCTCCTTGCCACGGATCAGGTCGGCGACCTGGCGCATGCGGCGCGGGCTGGTGGGCACATTGCGAAGCTGTGCCATGGCCACGGTCTTGCGGGCCTCCTTGCGGGCGTCAGCGGCGAGTTTCTTGCGGGCTCCCATGTGGATCAGTTCTTCTTGTTGCCGGAGTGCCCGCGGAAGGTGCGCGTGGGCGCGAACTCGCCCAGCTTGTGGCCCACCATGTTCTCGGTCACGTACACCGGAATGAATTTGTTGCCGTTGTGCACCGCGATGGTCATCCCCACGAAGTCGGGGGTGATGGTGCTGGCGCGCGACCAGGTCTTGATCACGTTCTTCTTGCCCGAGGCCTGGGCCTCGCCTACACGCTTGGTGAGCTTGTAGTGGACGAAGGGCGGTTTCTTGAGTGAACGGCTCATGGTCTAACTGGTGGTTCAGGCGCCTTTCTTGGCGTTGATGCGTTCGATGATGAACTTGCTGGTCGGGTTCTTCGGCCTGCGGGTCTTCTTGCCCTTGGCCAGGAGGCCCTTGCGGCTGCGCGGGTGTCCACCGCTGGCGCGGCCTTCGCCACCGCCCATCGGGTGGTCCACCGGGTTCATGGCCACGGCGCGGGTGCGCGGACGGCGACCCAGCCAGCGGCTGCGGCCGGCCTTGCCGCTCTTCTGCAGCATGTGCTCGCCGTTGCCCACGGTGCCAACGGTGGCCAAACAGGTCACCAGCACCATGCGCACTTCGCCGCTCGGCATCTTCAGCGTGGCGTAGCGGCCTTCACGGGCGCTGAGCTGGGCGAAGGTGCCGGCGCTGCGCGCGATGGCGCCGCCCTTGCCGGGGTGGAGTTCGATGTTGTGCACCACCGTGCCCAGGGGGATCTCGCTCAGCGGAAGCGTGTTGCCCACTTCGGGCGGTACGCCGTTGAGGCCGCTCAGCACGGTCTGGCCCACCTGCAGGCCGTTGGGGGCCAGCATGTAGCGTTTCTCGCCATCGGCATAGAACAGCAGGGCGATGCGCGCGCTGCGGGAAGGATCGTACTCGATGGTCTTCACCGTGGCGGGGATGCCGTGCTTGTCGCGCTTCAGGTCCACCGTGCGGTAGCGCTGCTTGTGACCACCGCCGAGATAGCGCATGGTCATCTTGCCCTGGTTGTTGCGGCCGCCACTCTTGTGGATGCCACGCGTCAGGCTCTTCTCCGGGACGTTGGTGGTGACGCCCTCGAAATCGGTGATGACCCGGTGGCGGGTGCCGGGGGTCACGGGGTTGAGTTTTCTGATGCCCATCTCTGCTCGATGCTACGGGGTCAAATGCTGCTGTACAGGTCGATGGTCTCGCCTTCCTTCACGGTGACGATGGCCTTCTTGTAGCTGGAGGTGCTCCCCCGAAGGATGTTCGTCTTGGTGTAGCGGGTGCGGTCCTTGCCACGGCAGATCATGGTGCGCACACCGGTGACGGTGACGCCGTACTCCTTCTCCACCGCCTGCTTGATCTGCACCTTGTTGCTGGTGCGGGCCACCTCGAAGCCGAAGCGGTTCTGCTTCTCGCCCTGGGCGGTCATCTTCTCGGTGACGATGGGCCGTATGATGATCTGGCTCATGGCTTACTTGGTGAGGGTGGCCTCCAGCACCGCGATCGCGTCCTTCACGATCAGCAGTCCGTTGGCGTTCATGATATCGTAGGTGTTCAGGTCGCTGGCCGTCACCACGCGGGCACCCTGGATGTTGCGCGCGCTGAGCAGCACATTGTCATCCTTGGTGGGCACCACCAGCAGGCTCTTGCGCGTGCCCAGCTCGAAAGCCTTGAGCAGCGCCATGTAGTCCTTGGTGCGCGGGGCGCCGATCTCCACGCCATCGAGCACCTTGATGGCGCCGTCCTTGGCCTTGTGGGTAAGGGCGCTGCGGCGGGCCAGGTCCTTCACCTTCTTGTTCAGTTTGAAGTGGTAGTCGCGCGGCTTGGGGCCGAACACGCGGGCGCCACCCTTGAACAGGGGGTTCTTGATGGAACCCTTGCGGGACCCACCGGTGCCCTTCTGGCGGTGCAGCTTCTTGGTGCTGCCGCTCACCTCGCTCTTCTCCAAGGTCTTGGCGGTGCCTTGGCGCTTGTTCGCCAGGTGCTGCTTCACGTCCAGCCAGATGGCGTGGTCGTTGGGCTCGACCGCGAAGACGGCGTCGCTGAGCTTGGCCTTCTTGCCGGTGGACTTGCCGTCCTTGCCGTAGATCTCGAGTTCCATCTTACTTCCAGATGATCACGATGCTGCCCTTGGGACCGGGAACGGTGCCCTTGAGCAACAACAGGTTCTTCGCCGAATCCACCTTCACCACACGGAGGTTCTCGGTGGTGATCTTCTTGCCTCCGGTGCGGCCGGCCATGCGCATGCCCTTGAACACGCGGCTGGGGTAGCTGCTGCCGCCCAGCGATCCGGGCGCGCGGCTACGGTCATGCTGGCCGTGGGTGGCCTCGCCCACGCCGCTGAAGCCGTGGCGCTTCACAACGCCCTGGAAGCCCTTGCCCTTGCCGTTGCCGGTCACCGTCACGTAGCTGCCCTCCTCGAAGAGGTCCACGCCGATCGTGTCGCCGAGCTTCAGGTCCTGCTCGAACTCCTTGAACTCGTGGGCCTTCTTCTTCACCGTGGTGCCGGCCTTCTTGTAGTGCCCTTTGAGGGCGGCGGGGGTGTTCTTCTCCCGGCGCTCACCGAAGGCGAGTTGCACGGCCTCATAGCCGTCCTTCTCGGAGGTCTTCACCTGGGTGACCACATTGGGCGTGGCCTCGATCACGGTGCAGGCCACCAGGTTCCCGTCCGTGTCGAACAGGCTGGTCATCCCGATCTTTTTGCCGATCAATCCGCTCATGGCTTCTTCGTTCTAACCGGTCAGACTTTGATCTCCACGTCCACACCGCTGGGCAGTTCCAGCTTCATCAGCGCATCGATGGTCTTGCTGCTGGAGCTGTAGATGTCCATCATGCGCTTGTAGCTGCAGAGCTGGAATTGCTCGCGGGCCTTCTTGTTCACGTGCGGCGAGCGCAGCACGGTGAAGATGCGCTTGTGGGTGGGCAGGGGAATGGGGCCGCTCACCACCGCGCCGGTGCTCTTCACCGTCTTCACGATCTTCTCGGCGCTCTTGTCGACGAGGTTGTGGTCGTAGGACCGCAACTTGATCCGGATCTTCTGGGTCATCGCTGGTGGCTTGTTAGGCTGATACTTTGCCGCGCACCTTGGCCAGCACGGCCTCGGTGACGTTGTTGGGTGCTGGGTCGTAATGGCTGAACTCCATGGTGCTGCTGGCACGGCCGGAGCTCATGGTGCGCAGGGAGGTGACGTAACCGAACATCTCGCTCAAGGGCACGGTGCCGCGGATCGCCTTGGCGCCGGAGCGGTCCTCCATGCCCTGGATGGTGCCACGGCGGCGGTTGAGGTCGCCCACGATGTCGCCCATGTTCTCCTCGGGGGTGATCACCTCGATCTTCATGATGGGCTCCAGCAGCACGGGCTTGCACTTGGGCAGCGCGGTGCGGAAGGCGCTCTTGGCGCAGATCTCGAAGCTCAACGCGTCGGAGTCCACGTTGTGGAAGCTGCCATCGTAGAGGGTCACCTTCAGGCTTTCCATGGGATAGCCCGCCAGCACACCGTTCTTCAGCGAGGCCTCGAAGCCTTTCGCCACGGGCTGGATGAATTCCTTGGGGATGACACCGCCCTTGATCTCGTCGATGAACTCCAGCCCGGTCTTCTCCGGATCGGTCTGGGGCTCGATGCGCACATGGATGTCGGCGAATTTGCCGCGGCCACCCGTCTGCTTCTTGTACAGCTCGCGGTGTTCCACGGTGCCGGTGATGGCTTCCTTGTACTTCACCTGCGGTGCGCCCTGGTTGCATTCCACCTTGAACTCGCGCTTGAGGCGGTCCACGATGATCTCCAGGTGCAGTTCGCCCATGCCGCTGATCACGGTCTGGCCGGTCTCGTCGTCGGTATGCACCTTGAAGGTGGGGTCCTCCTCGGCCAGTTTGGCCAGGGCGGCGCCCAGCTTGTCCAGGTCGGCCTGGGTCTTGGGCTCCACGGCGATGCCGATCACCGGCTCAGGGAAGCTCATGCTCTCCAGAACGATCGGATTGTTCTCGTCGCAAAGGGTATCGCCCGTGCGGATGTCCTTGAAGCCCACGGCGGCACCGATGTCGCCGGCCTCGATCACCTCCACAGGATTCTGTTTGTTGGAGTGCATCTGGAAGATGCGGCTGATGCGCTCCTTGTTGCCGCTGCGCATGTTGCGCACATAGCTGCCGGCAGGGACCGCACCGCTGTAACAACGGAAGAAGGCCAGGCGCCCCACGTAGGGGTCCGTGGCGATCTTGAAGGCCAGGCTGGCCATCGGCTCGGAAGCGTCGGGCCTGCGGGTGACCTCCTCGCCCGTGTCGGGGTTGGTGCCGGTCACCGCCTCGATGTCCATCGGGCTGGGCAGATAGGCCATCACCGCGTCGAGCATGGTCTGCACACCCTTGTTCTTGAAGGCGCTGCCACACAGGATGGGCGTGATGCTCATGCTGATGGTGCTCTTGCGGATGGCGTTCATGATCTCGGCCTCGGTGAGCGACTCGGGATCATTGAAATACTTCTCCATCAAGGAGTCGTCGCTCTCGGCCACGGCCTCGATGAGCTTGTCGCGCCACTCCTGCACGGTGTCCTTCAGGTCGTCGGGGATGGGCACCTCGTTCCAGGTCATGCCCTGGTCGGATTCGTTCCAGACCATGCCCCGGTTGTTGATCAGGTCCACCACGCCTTTGAAGTCGGCTTCGGCGCCGATGGGCACCTGCAAGGGCACGGGCTTGGCGCCCAGGCGCTCCTTGATCTGGCCCACCACACGGAAGAAGTCCGCACCGCTGCGGTCCATCTTGTTGACGAAGCCCAGGCGGGGCACCTTGTACTTGTTGGCCTGGCGCCATACGGTCTCGCTCTGGGGCTCCACGCCGCCCACGGCGCAGAAGAGCGCCACGGCACCGTCCAGCACGCGCAGGCTGCGCTCAACTTCCACGGTGAAGTCCACGTGGCCCGGGGTGTCGATCAGGTTGATCTTGTACTTCTCACCGCGGTAGTCCCAGCTGGTGGTGGTGGCGGCGCTGGTGATGGTGATGCCACGCTCCTGCTCCTGTTCCATCCAGTCCATGGTGGCGGCCCCGTCGTGCACCTCGCCGATCTTGTGGACCAGGCCGGTGTAGTACAGGATGCGCTCGGACGTGGTCGTCTTGCCGGCATCGATGTGCGCCATGATGCCGATGTTGCGCGTATATCTGAGGTCCCTCTTGGCCATCTTGGTCTGTGCTACACGGTGGGATCAGAAACGGAAATGGCTGAAGGCCTTGTTGGCCTCGGCCATGCGGTGCACTTCCTCTTTTTTCTTGAAGGCCGCGCCCTCCTCCTTGGAGGCGGCCAGCAGTTCGTTGGCCAGGCGCATCGCCATGCTGCGCTCGTTGCGCTCGCGGGCGTAGCCGATGAGCCACTTCATGGCCAACATGCGCTTGCGGTCCTCACGCACGGCCTGCGGGATCTGGAAGTTGGCCCCGCCCACGCGGCGGCTGCGCACCTCCACCTGGGGGGTCACGTTCTGCAGGGCCTTGCGGAACACCTCCAGGCCTTCGCCACCACTCTTTTCCGTGGCGATGTCGATGGCCGCATAGAAGATGTCCAGGGCCTTGGTCTTCTTGCCCTCGAACATCAGGTTGTTCACGAACTTGGTCACGAGCACATCGCCGAACTTGGGATCCGGCAGGATGGTGTGTTTCGCCGCTTTCTTGCGCATGGTCGTCTAAGGCGTCAACGGTTACTTCTTCTTGGCGGGAGCTTGTCCGGGCTTCGGACGCTTGGTGCCGTACTTGCTGCGGCGCTGGTTGCGGCCCTCCACCCCGCTGGTGTCGAGCACGCCCCGTACGATGTGGTACTTCACGCCGGGCAGGTCCTTCACCCGGCCGCCACGCACCAGCACGATGCTGTGTTCCTGCAGGTTGTGGCCCTCGCCACCGATGTAGGCGATCACCTCATAACCGTTCACCAGGCGCACCTTGGCCACCTTGCGCAGGGCCGAGTTCGGCTTCTTGGGCGTGGTGGTGTACACCTTGGTGCAAACACCACGGCGCTGCGGGCAGCGGGTCAGGGCGACCGACTTGCTCTTGTACACAGGGGTCTCGCGACCCTTCCGGATGAGCTGTTGGATGGTAGGCATGAGGTCCTTTCGTCTTGGCTTTCAGGCGTTTCCGCATATCCCTTGGCGAAAACGGGCTGCGAAGGTAATCCAAAGCCTTTTTTCAACCGGGTGAGGTCAATGAATTTTTTCGGAGACCACCTGTCATGCGGCCGTCCGGGGGCGATGAAGACCATCGCAGGGAAGGGCATATCCCCCTGATTACCTAGCGATGGCACGACAAACCTCCGTCGACGGAGTGTGCTCCGATCCGCCGTGCGAAAGACCCTGGAATGAACAGGGCGGGCAGCATGTGGAGATTACCTTTGTTCGCATCATATGATCTGAATGGATGTCGGCAGCATCACCCTCTACAGCATTTCGCCCCGCATGCTGGGCCTGCTGACGAGCATCCACCAGCACCTGGGCGAGGTACATGCCCGCCACCTGCAACTCTGTCCGGCGGAACTGGCCATGGCCTACCGCGTGAGCAGCGTGCACGCCACCGTGGCCATAGAGGGGGGCACCCTGGAACCCGTGCCCGTGGCGGACCTCCTGGCGCACGGCGCCGCACCTTCCCTACCAGCCCATTTCGAGGTGCTCAACACACACCGGGTGCAGGAACTGCTTCCCGCCTTGGACCCCTATACCGCGCAGGACCTGCGCCACGCCCATGCCGTGCTGATGCACGGCCTGGCATTGGATGCCGGCCACTTCCGCAGCGGACCCATGGATGTGCTCTATGGCGACCCCGAACCCCTGCGCGTGGCCTCGGCCCATGACCTGCCCGCCACCGTGCAGGAGTTGCTCCAGTACGCCGAGGAGGATGACTTCCCGCCCCTGCTCACCAGTTGCGTAGTACACTTCGGCCTCATCTACCTGCGGCCTTTTACTGCCGGCAACGGCCGCCTGGCCCGGCTGTGGCAGCGGCGCCTGCTCATGCGCCATTGGCCGGTATTCGCCTACCTGCCCGTGGAGGCCTTCATCCACCAACGCGAACCCGCCTACCACGCCGCGCTGGAGTACGCCGACCGCCGGGGTGATTGCGGCGGCTTCATCACCTACCTGCTGGAACGCATCGACGAGGCCCTGACCGAACTGCTTTCAGAAGGCGAACCGGTACGCGGTGCCAATGACCGCATGGCCGTCTTCCTGGCCCAAGCCACAAAGCGGCCCTTCCGCCGGAAGGACTACCTGGCCTTCTACCCGGAGCTGAGCACCGCCACGGCGACCAGGGATCTGCGGGAGGCGGTGGATGGCGGCTTGCTGCAGATGGAGGGTGAAGGGCGGGGGGTGACCTACCAGAAGAAGTAGCGCCCTACTCCACCACCACCCTCGTATGCCGCTGCCCTTCGGGGTCCGTGACCCGTAACACATAGGTGCCCCTGCCGAAGCGCGAGAGGTCCACCTCTTCCAGCGTGGCGCCGGTGGGCAGTGGGCGCTGGTACAGCAATCTCCCCATGGCGTCGTACACCGAATAGTAGCTCTCGGCCATCAACGGGTCTGCGAACTCCACGGTGAAGCGACCCAGGGTGGGGTTGGGGTACACGCGCATGGCGCGTAGCTTGGTAGGCCGGTATTGCTGCACACTGGTGACCACGCAAGCATCGTACACATTGATGGGATCGAAGATGGTGTCGTTCACAAAGGCAGGGTGAACGGTGGCGCCATCGATGGAGGTAAGCACGAAATTGCTATCCGTGGGAAAGAGGTCCAGTACCTGAACGGGGTGTTGGCGCTCCAGACAGGAGAAGTGGCCCAGGCTATCCGTCTTGAAGATATAGGGGAGGCCGGTGTTCATCTCTGGCAGATCGCCCCATACACCACCGCTGATCAAATAGCCTCCGTCCGAATGCGCCAATAGGTCCTTCGTGAAGTAATCATAGCCACTTGCTCCCCCGGACCGTGTCCAAAGCGTATCGCCGTTCAAGTCGGTCTTCATCAGAAAAGGCCGTAAGAAGAAATTGTACCCCGGATGCCCCAAGGTGGCCAGCACCACATAGTTGCCATCCAAGGCTTTTACGATGCGAGAACTCTGCCCTGTGTACCAATAGTTCGGTGCGCTGTCATAACCCCGGGACCATTGTACTTCCCCAGCACCGTCCAGTTTCATCATGAAGAGCTTCGGCTGGAACGTGGTAGGCAGCGGGATGAACGGGTTCGTGGAAGCCGTGCTATCCGTGTAGCCGGTGATGATGAAGGCATCGTCCGACTCGATCAGCGCGTCGTGCAACATCCCTCGGGGGCGGATATAGGACTTGCACCAGAGAAAATTGCCGTTCGCATCCATGCGTGCCACCACCGCCCCGGCCGTGTCCATGTTGATGCCCGCCAGCAGGTCGCCGCCGGGCAGTTCTTTGATGAACTGAAAAGCGGCTTGATGACTGAACCGTTTGGCCCATACCGGCTCCCCGGCAGCATCAACCTTCAGTGCGAAGAATCTATAGTCGCGAGTCCCCCAAGCGATGGCTCCTCCCTCTCCACTTAATATATCGAGATCTCCAGCCATGTTTGAGCACTCGGGTGCGTTTAGAGCATAATGGTGAATAGACAAGATGTTGCCTATAGAATCCATCCGTCCAATCACGGGATATGTTTTTTTCGCTCCGGTGGTCGAGCAAGTATCCTTCCAGTATCCGCCCACAAAATAGAATTCGTTTTCAGTATATTTTTTGATAGATTGCATCACTACAAAAGTATCAATATAATAAGCATGACTGTGTATTATCACACCATCGTTATTGGAAATTGATGTTCCGGTTATATTGATACTAAATGAATTCACAACAATGGTCAACACATTCCCACTATTCAGTTCAATCAGGTTGAATTTCCCAGCAGCACCACCAGAATATATTCTTTCATATACTGGCTGAGACAAGACCCAGCAGAACTGAATGGAAGACAACAGGAGCAAGGTCAACCTCATCATGGCTCAGTGGATGATCAATTTCTTCACCTTTATGTGTACTCCATCGGTCACACGCACCCAATAGGCACCCTTGGCCAACTGGCCGAGGGGCAGGAAGTGGTTGGTTCCCGTGATGTTGGCCTGTGAGGTCACCCGCCTGCCTGCCATATCCAGGACCGCAATATCCTTGGGTGCGTCATCCGGGAAGCGAAGGAAGAGTGCGTCGCGGGCGGGGTTCGGATACAGCGTGTAATCCCAACCGGCTTCGGGCACAGCTTGTGCGGCAGGCGGTAACTGCAGGCTCTTCACGAAGGGAGCGGGGGTGATGATGAAGGCATAGTCGGCGTGGAGTGTGTCCATGTAGTTGTTGAGCGTGCCGCCCAAAGGCGCGGTGGAAAGGTCGAGCGTGATCATTCCCGTACCGGAAAGATCCTCATCGTCATCGGGACATACGGTGGTGTTCATCCGCGTCGGGAACCAGGTGATGTAGTAGAGGCCATCTCAAAAATAGTTGAGGTGTCCTGAGCCATGAACAACGGGCGTTTGACAACCGAAGAAGGGAGGGTCTTGATCCTTTCACCGTGCATGTCCTCTTTCGATGTCCAAAACGATGGACTGCACGGACGCCCAGTGGGAAGCGGTCAAGGACCTGCTCTCACCTATTCAAGAGAGGACCGAGACGCGTGGCAGGAAGCCACTGGATGCTCGGGAGGTGTTCAATGGGGTATTATGGATCTGCCGGACAGGAGCCAGATGGCAGGATCTTCCACCGCGCTACCCTCCTTACCAGTCGTGCCATCGGTACTTCCAGCGCTGGTGTCAGCAGGGCGTATGGGACAAGGTGCTGTGGGCCTTGGCGCAGGACCTCAAACGAAGAGGGAAGATCGACATCACAGAATGCTTCATCGATGGCACCTTCTCCAGTGCCAAAAAAGGGGGCTCCATATCGGCCCGACTAAGCGAGGTAAAGGCACCAAGATCATGGTCGTCACAGACGCTGCTGGTCTTCCTATCGCCGTACGGACCTTCGGAGCCAGCACCCACGAAGTGAAGCTCGTGACCCAAACGCTGGCCGCGCGTTTCATGGAAGAATTGCCCCAAGTGCTCATCGGCGACAAGGCCTACGATAGCGATCAGCTCGATCGCAAGCTCAAGCGCAGGAAGGTCCGCATGATCGCACCGAACCGCGCAGGGCGTTCAAAATCCCAAGATGGAAGGGAGCTTCGCAGATACAAGCGGAGATGGAAGGTGGAGCGATGCTTCGCCTGGCTCAACAACTTCAGGCGTACTGTGGTCCGCTACGAGTATCACAGCATCAACTTCCTGGGCTTCGTCCAGCTCGCTTGTGCCATGATCCTCATGCGCAAACTATTTTGAGATGGCTTCTAGTCAGTGGCTTGCTCGAAACCGGTGAGCGTGATGGATTGTGTGCTCGGCGGATCGCAGCCGAGGAAATTCTGAGTGTTGCTTCTGAGGTAGAAGCTGTTCATCACCCAGGCGTTGCGGTTATGCACCCAGCCGATGGCGACGTTGTTGTCCGTGTTCTTCAGGTAGTACGCCTCGATCTCGTTATCATTGCTTTCATCGAACACCTTTTGCGCCGTGTAGTCGCCATTGAAGAAGCCATAGTCCAACCAACTCGGGTGTGCCAGCAGATCGGCCAGCGGCCGGAAGTGGTGGTGTATCCTCTTGTTCCTAACAGGAATGGAAATACCTCCAACATACATTTCATTATCTTCCCCAAGAACATTCGAAGATTGCTGGAGTGGACTCCATTGGAATGGATTATTGGGGTCATTCGGCGGCTGTGGCAATGCATCCTCCCACCAGAACACCCTGCCCCACAACCAAGTGGTCCCCGTCGCAAACTTGCCACTGAAAGCCGAAGCCCAGAGCTCATTGTGGAATGAGACATCATAGTTGTGGAAGATCCCCTCAACCAGAGAATTGAATCCGGTCAGGTGGGTATAATGGTTGAACTCCCCGTGACTGAAAGGTTTGCGGAGGGCCTCAGTGGTGGGCGGGTACTGGGTCCGGAAGTCCTGCACTTGGTCGAACGCACCTCTCAGATGCCAGGCAGGAAGGCCCTGGTCGACCAGTGTGGGATGGATACCGTGATGAACATCGATCAGGTCCACCGCTTCATTGGAAAAGGGCAAGTAATGGGCGCTGTTGGCCGGTCCCGTCCCTCCAGTATAGCTCATGAGCCAGAGCTTGTTCTTTTCTCCCAACGGTGAATGAACGAGATCATCGTGCTCCACATCACCGCGGACATGATCCGTTATGTCCGTCAACCATTGGTCGATGATGACAGGCAGCAAGGAATCCATGGGCCATTCTATCCTATTGATCGGACACATATCCCAAAGTGGATGAGGTTCTTGGATACTCAGGTCATCATAGCTATACGTAAGCATCTGATCGATCTCATTGAAAGGCTCCCATGCCGCGATATTGACTGAATATCCCCAGCGGGACATGATATACTTGTACTTCCTCTTCCAGTAGTAGAATACTCCGCTGTTCTTGTTGGCAGGATCACCTCCCTCATAGAAGAACTCTTTGAGGTCATACCTTCCAGTACTTGGATCCCTGATAGGGTTCAGATAGTTCAAGACGTATGCATGGGGTCCCCATATTGGGATCTCGTAGGCCTTGATAGGCGGATAGGGGTCAACACATAATTGCACGTAAATGCCATTATCATGGATATGATCGAGCAATTGACCGAACGCCCAACATTGATATTGGCAGTTACCGCGATAGATGAGATCCCAAGGTGGGTTGGACAAACAAATTTGTGGTGCTCGGTAAGAATCATAGACGCCTAGATTCACCCATTCCGGAGCGAAGATCGAGCGCATGAGATACATACGAGAGAAATTGCCTCCCATCGAATGAAGGTCTTCCAGTGCTTGTTTCATCAAGTTGTAATCACGCATGAGGAAGTACCAGTCGCTACTGGCCTTGTCGGCAAGGTTGGGTCCCAAACCGAAGAAGGGTGTACCATCTTCGAACTGGAGGTTGCGGCGGTTAGCTTCACTGACCTTCAAGAAGCCCCTGTTGCCTGGCACCGGAGGGCCGCAGTGGAACTTATAGCCCCAATAGTCATGCTCGGGGAGCGCTTGATCGGCCAGCGTCTGGGTGTGAGGAGCTTTTACCGCCAAGTCGAAACGCCAAGGCCCTTCCACATCCGGAGCGATACGGAATCGAATGTGGTAGGGGTATAGCGGATCATCAGGGGCTTCGAC is a window from the Flavobacteriales bacterium genome containing:
- a CDS encoding transposase, which encodes MDCTDAQWEAVKDLLSPIQERTETRGRKPLDAREVFNGVLWICRTGARWQDLPPRYPPYQSCHRYFQRWCQQGVWDKVLWALAQDLKRRGKIDITECFIDGTFSSAKKGGSISARLSEVKAPRSWSSQTLLVFLSPYGPSEPAPTK
- a CDS encoding IS5 family transposase, yielding MVVTDAAGLPIAVRTFGASTHEVKLVTQTLAARFMEELPQVLIGDKAYDSDQLDRKLKRRKVRMIAPNRAGRSKSQDGRELRRYKRRWKVERCFAWLNNFRRTVVRYEYHSINFLGFVQLACAMILMRKLF
- a CDS encoding T9SS type A sorting domain-containing protein, producing MITLDLSTAPLGGTLNNYMDTLHADYAFIITPAPFVKSLQLPPAAQAVPEAGWDYTLYPNPARDALFLRFPDDAPKDIAVLDMAGRRVTSQANITGTNHFLPLGQLAKGAYWVRVTDGVHIKVKKLIIH